A genomic stretch from Deinococcus multiflagellatus includes:
- a CDS encoding rhomboid family intramembrane serine protease — translation MRPPPPPRTLTSRSGLLPAAGLTTLLLAGLWVQEVADLLIFGGRLDRYGIEPREPGALWHILTAPFLHAGFGHLLANTVPLAALSFMSALRGPWRFLAALLMIVLVGGGLVWLLGRGGSLHLGASELVFGLLAYLLGVGWWERTPLAIGVAVVAFLLYGGMLWGVLPSNPAVSWEAHLFGFVGGLVAAALLHRRRPSVAPGLPPR, via the coding sequence ATGCGGCCCCCCCCTCCCCCCCGCACCCTGACCTCCCGTTCCGGCCTCCTCCCTGCCGCCGGCCTGACCACCCTGCTCCTCGCCGGCCTCTGGGTGCAGGAAGTGGCCGACCTGCTGATCTTCGGGGGCCGCCTGGACCGCTACGGCATCGAGCCGCGCGAGCCCGGCGCCCTGTGGCACATCCTGACGGCGCCCTTTCTCCACGCCGGCTTTGGGCACCTGCTGGCGAACACCGTGCCGCTGGCTGCCCTGAGCTTCATGAGCGCCCTGCGCGGGCCCTGGCGCTTTCTGGCGGCGCTGCTGATGATCGTGCTGGTGGGCGGCGGGCTGGTGTGGCTGCTGGGGCGCGGGGGCAGCCTGCACCTGGGCGCCAGCGAACTGGTCTTTGGCCTGCTGGCCTACCTGCTGGGCGTGGGCTGGTGGGAACGCACGCCGCTGGCCATTGGCGTGGCCGTGGTGGCCTTCTTGCTATACGGCGGGATGCTGTGGGGCGTGCTGCCGTCCAACCCGGCCGTGTCCTGGGAAGCGCACCTGTTCGGGTTCGTGGGCGGGCTGGTAGCAGCGGCCCTGCTGCACCGGCGCCGGCCAAGTGTGGCCCCTGGCCTGCCACCCCGGTAG
- a CDS encoding META domain-containing protein: protein MNALLSSLTLAALSAPSPAAPVGTTWTLQSVQLPGRAPITPGPALARPTLRLDASGGALKVSGSTGCSPLTGTGTLNGQALLLRGLSGGSSMNCPDAALSLREDYLGLLARTTRFEQKGNTLTLVAGAGRLTFTAGGAVNTPSSGNPAQPASLDGTYVASGLKLGSRALPLRGVLSVTVKGPALSLGGVVGCNSLRAPGTRLPGGEFQFMGVAGTRLLCPAPQAEAEQALSAVLRGPLTPALSGATLTLTGQAGTLTLTRITGGSALAPVNPPVATPLPSGTYRLKTLGGQPAPQTARPVVLTFENGRVGGVDGCNSFGAAAAVAAGRLSVKGGVTSTRMMCPEEQTLPLVALLEAGPALTVTGKTLTLQADDQTWVFEQD from the coding sequence ATGAACGCCCTGCTCTCCAGCCTGACCCTGGCCGCCCTGAGTGCGCCGTCCCCGGCGGCCCCTGTGGGCACCACCTGGACCCTGCAGAGTGTGCAGTTGCCCGGCCGCGCGCCCATCACCCCGGGGCCAGCCCTGGCCCGCCCCACCCTGCGGCTGGACGCCAGCGGCGGGGCCCTGAAGGTCAGCGGTTCGACTGGGTGCAGCCCTCTGACGGGCACCGGCACCCTGAACGGGCAGGCGCTGCTGCTGCGCGGCCTCTCGGGGGGCAGCAGCATGAATTGCCCCGACGCGGCCCTGAGTCTGCGTGAGGACTATCTGGGGCTTCTGGCGCGCACCACCCGTTTTGAGCAGAAAGGCAACACCCTGACCCTGGTGGCCGGAGCGGGCCGCCTGACCTTTACCGCTGGAGGCGCTGTGAACACCCCTTCTTCTGGAAATCCGGCGCAGCCTGCCTCTCTGGACGGCACCTATGTGGCGAGTGGCCTGAAGCTGGGCTCGCGCGCCCTGCCCCTGCGCGGCGTGCTGAGCGTGACCGTCAAGGGCCCGGCCCTGAGCCTGGGCGGCGTGGTGGGCTGCAACAGCCTGCGCGCCCCGGGCACCCGCCTGCCGGGTGGTGAGTTTCAGTTCATGGGGGTGGCGGGCACGCGGCTGCTGTGCCCAGCCCCCCAGGCCGAGGCCGAGCAGGCCCTGAGCGCCGTGCTGCGTGGCCCCCTGACCCCGGCCCTGAGCGGCGCCACCCTGACCCTGACTGGTCAGGCGGGCACCCTGACCCTGACCCGCATAACCGGCGGCAGCGCCCTGGCCCCCGTGAACCCGCCTGTGGCCACCCCGCTGCCCAGCGGCACCTACCGCCTGAAAACCCTGGGGGGCCAGCCCGCCCCGCAGACCGCCCGCCCCGTGGTGCTGACCTTTGAAAATGGCCGTGTGGGCGGGGTGGACGGCTGCAATTCCTTTGGCGCTGCCGCTGCTGTGGCGGCCGGCCGCCTGAGCGTCAAAGGCGGCGTGACCAGCACCCGCATGATGTGCCCGGAAGAGCAGACCCTGCCGCTGGTGGCGCTGCTGGAGGCTGGTCCCGCCCTGACCGTGACTGGCAAGACTCTGACCCTGCAGGCCGACGACCAGACCTGGGTGTTCGAGCAGGACTGA
- a CDS encoding proline--tRNA ligase, with amino-acid sequence MKLSSSLLRTQREVPEGAETQGIQHLLRAGYVRRIGSGLYAHLPLMTRTMHKLEALIREELEGVSQEVSLPVLQPQHLWDESGRWAAYTQAEGIMFTVTDRAGRAHALGPTHEEVAVDVVRGLVRSYRDLPLSVYQIGRKFRDELRPRFGLLRTREFTMKDAYSFHADEASLREHFEAMSGVYARLLTRLGVAWRAVQADSGNIGGAESREFMVLSEVGEDEVLYTEDGRYAANAERAVSRAAPVGASPFAALARHHTPGTVTVASACAALGCGPGHMLKNVLYDAVSLQAGQRVLTPVLVSLRGDHSVNPVKLWNAVQARVAGDLTALEVAQPDGWAAEALPLGSLAPDLPDHVIARREGLHPAFLRLCDPAGAELRDFATGAGQTDWHVTGANWATADATGQFALPEVVELRQAQAGDAAVHEASQRLHSARGIEVGHVFQLGTRYAQAMGATFTGADGRERPFQMGCYGIGVTRLVQAVAEQCSDARGLIWPAAIAPYLVHLTVVDGKNSAQRAAADTLYAALGAAGLDPLLDDRDERAGVKFADADLIGLPYRVTVGRGVAEGKVEVKVRRSGVVAVVPVEGVVGWMRAQG; translated from the coding sequence ATGAAACTGAGTTCCAGTCTGCTGCGCACGCAGCGCGAAGTGCCCGAAGGCGCCGAAACCCAGGGCATCCAGCACCTGCTGCGCGCCGGCTATGTCCGCCGGATCGGCAGTGGCCTGTACGCCCACCTGCCCCTCATGACCCGCACCATGCACAAACTGGAAGCCCTGATCCGCGAGGAACTGGAGGGCGTGTCGCAGGAGGTGAGCCTGCCGGTGCTGCAACCCCAGCACCTGTGGGATGAATCCGGGCGCTGGGCAGCCTACACGCAGGCCGAGGGCATCATGTTCACCGTGACCGACCGCGCCGGCCGGGCGCACGCCCTGGGCCCCACCCACGAGGAGGTGGCGGTGGACGTGGTGCGCGGGCTGGTGCGCAGTTACCGTGACCTGCCCCTGAGCGTGTACCAGATCGGCCGGAAGTTCCGGGACGAGCTGCGGCCCCGCTTTGGGCTGCTGCGCACGCGCGAATTCACCATGAAAGACGCCTACTCGTTTCATGCCGACGAAGCCAGCCTGCGCGAGCACTTTGAGGCCATGAGCGGCGTGTACGCGCGGCTGCTGACGCGCCTGGGCGTGGCGTGGCGGGCGGTGCAGGCCGACAGCGGCAACATCGGCGGGGCCGAGAGCCGGGAATTCATGGTGCTGAGCGAGGTGGGCGAGGACGAGGTGCTGTACACCGAAGATGGCCGCTACGCCGCCAACGCCGAGCGGGCGGTGTCCCGCGCCGCGCCGGTTGGGGCCAGCCCGTTTGCCGCCTTGGCCCGCCACCACACGCCCGGCACGGTCACGGTGGCCTCGGCCTGTGCCGCGCTGGGCTGCGGGCCCGGCCACATGCTGAAAAACGTGCTGTACGACGCCGTGAGTCTTCAGGCAGGCCAGCGGGTGCTGACGCCAGTGCTTGTTAGCCTGCGCGGGGACCACAGCGTGAACCCGGTGAAGCTGTGGAACGCGGTGCAGGCCCGCGTGGCCGGCGACCTGACCGCGCTGGAGGTGGCACAGCCGGATGGATGGGCCGCCGAGGCGCTGCCGCTGGGCTCTCTGGCCCCGGACCTGCCCGACCACGTGATTGCCCGGCGGGAGGGGCTGCACCCGGCCTTCCTGCGCCTGTGTGATCCGGCGGGCGCCGAGCTGCGCGATTTCGCCACAGGCGCCGGCCAGACCGACTGGCACGTGACCGGCGCGAACTGGGCCACCGCCGATGCCACAGGCCAGTTCGCCCTGCCCGAGGTGGTCGAGCTGCGGCAGGCCCAGGCCGGCGACGCGGCGGTGCATGAGGCGTCGCAGCGGCTCCACTCGGCCCGGGGGATTGAGGTGGGGCACGTGTTTCAGCTGGGCACGCGCTACGCCCAGGCCATGGGCGCGACCTTTACCGGGGCCGACGGCCGCGAACGGCCGTTTCAGATGGGCTGCTACGGCATTGGCGTGACGCGGCTGGTGCAGGCGGTAGCGGAGCAGTGTTCGGATGCCCGCGGCCTGATCTGGCCGGCGGCCATTGCGCCCTACCTTGTGCACCTGACGGTGGTGGACGGCAAGAACAGTGCCCAGCGGGCCGCCGCCGACACGCTGTACGCCGCGCTGGGGGCGGCGGGCCTGGACCCCCTGCTGGACGACCGTGACGAGCGCGCCGGGGTCAAGTTCGCCGACGCTGACCTGATTGGCCTGCCGTACCGCGTGACGGTGGGGCGGGGGGTGGCTGAGGGGAAGGTGGAGGTGAAGGTGCGGCGCAGTGGGGTGGTGGCGGTGGTGCCGGTGGAGGGGGTGGTGGGGTGGATGCGGGCGCAGGGTTGA
- a CDS encoding cobalamin B12-binding domain-containing protein, with protein sequence MEDRRIRVLIAKPGMDGHDRGAKVVARALRDAGMEVIYTGLRQTAEMIVNAAVQEDVDAIGLSVLSGAHMHYFREVMGLLRERGADDIIVFGGGIIPDQDLPKLQELGVGRVFTPGASTEDAAAYLRGAVQARWQAQGEA encoded by the coding sequence ATGGAAGACCGCCGTATTCGGGTACTGATTGCCAAGCCGGGCATGGACGGCCATGACCGGGGCGCCAAAGTCGTGGCGCGCGCCCTGCGCGACGCGGGCATGGAAGTGATCTACACCGGGCTGCGCCAGACCGCGGAGATGATCGTGAACGCGGCGGTGCAGGAGGACGTGGACGCCATTGGGCTCTCGGTGCTGTCCGGCGCGCACATGCATTATTTCCGCGAGGTGATGGGCCTGCTGCGCGAGCGCGGCGCCGACGACATCATCGTGTTTGGCGGCGGCATCATCCCGGACCAGGACCTGCCCAAGCTGCAGGAGCTGGGGGTGGGGCGCGTGTTCACGCCCGGCGCCAGCACCGAGGACGCCGCCGCGTACCTGCGCGGCGCGGTGCAGGCCCGCTGGCAGGCGCAGGGCGAGGCGTGA
- a CDS encoding putative bifunctional diguanylate cyclase/phosphodiesterase — MTRPAPPTDDVSGLLGALLDEAEELRNVRPELAYALAQRALTQVGEGARSHTAARALFLMGVAQYENKEPHSALRLLNTAAARAQTLGDDALACRALNATALVLTDLGDFGRAVQLHLTNLERTRARGDVPGQLRALVNLGGLHADAFERDLALRYAREAVALARETERPEYEVQAQHALGVVHTRSGQHRAALAVYERALLQVREHGLYAFEALVLGGLFGSLCALGRPGEVLARARQLQLKVSAELPVLAQFRLKLSLGRAHAECGDPAAAQPFLCAALELAQAFNLPREAADAHAALAAAHRAQGQLDEALRHLEEARTLDRAQLDAAGEQRAQLLKAQLAAERERARTRELQAVQVALRHQAVHDPLTGLANRAGLQARLGALLQAQQPFGLLFTDLDDFKRVNDTLGHDAGDTLLRQVAARLQALVGDDAARFGGDEFIVLFPTAGGAASTWERAQRVLHELGAPLWLDGRAMTLRVSGGLVSYPADGHDASTLLRRADTAMYVAKRTQRHLVRYLPAFEREVTERLDLDQALRRALARQEFRVAYQPVCDLKTGRPVGAEALVRWERPGVGLVSPAQFIGVAEDNGLIRPLGEWVLREACRQAQVWRTEGLGLLSVAVNVSPVQLADPAFTATVEAALADFDLPPHALSLEVTEQVAVTDLREAGQRLSALRALGVRISLDDFGTGQSSLAVLRHLPIDTLKLDQAFVRDVPGEPAAQAVITALLNLTAELGLHVVAEGVETQAHRQALLGLGGGAAQGYAFAPPLLPQAFQAWWHLQMG; from the coding sequence ATGACCCGGCCCGCGCCCCCCACGGATGATGTCTCTGGACTGCTGGGTGCCCTGCTGGACGAAGCCGAAGAACTGCGCAACGTGCGCCCTGAACTGGCCTACGCCCTGGCGCAGCGCGCCCTGACCCAGGTGGGCGAGGGCGCGCGCAGCCACACGGCCGCCCGCGCCCTGTTTCTGATGGGGGTGGCGCAGTACGAGAACAAGGAGCCGCACAGCGCGCTGCGGCTGCTGAACACGGCCGCCGCGCGCGCCCAGACCCTGGGCGACGACGCGCTGGCGTGCCGCGCCCTGAATGCCACCGCGCTCGTGCTGACCGATCTGGGGGATTTTGGGCGCGCGGTGCAGCTGCACCTGACCAACCTGGAGCGCACCCGCGCGCGCGGCGACGTGCCGGGGCAACTGCGCGCCCTGGTCAATCTGGGCGGCTTGCACGCCGACGCCTTCGAGCGTGATCTGGCACTGCGCTACGCCCGTGAGGCCGTGGCCCTGGCGCGCGAAACCGAGCGGCCCGAGTATGAGGTGCAGGCCCAGCATGCCCTGGGGGTGGTGCACACCCGCTCTGGGCAGCACCGGGCGGCGCTGGCCGTCTACGAGCGGGCCCTGCTGCAGGTGCGCGAGCATGGCCTGTACGCCTTTGAGGCGCTGGTGCTGGGCGGGCTGTTTGGCAGCCTGTGTGCCCTGGGGCGCCCCGGCGAGGTGCTGGCGCGCGCGCGCCAGCTGCAGCTGAAGGTATCGGCCGAACTGCCGGTGCTGGCGCAGTTCCGCTTAAAGCTGTCGCTGGGGCGCGCCCACGCCGAATGCGGCGACCCGGCGGCGGCCCAGCCTTTTTTGTGCGCTGCGCTGGAACTGGCCCAGGCGTTTAACCTGCCGCGCGAGGCCGCCGACGCCCACGCGGCGCTGGCAGCGGCCCACCGGGCGCAGGGCCAGTTGGACGAGGCCCTGCGTCACCTTGAAGAGGCGCGCACCCTGGACCGCGCGCAGCTGGACGCCGCCGGTGAGCAGCGCGCGCAGCTGCTCAAGGCCCAGTTGGCCGCCGAGCGCGAGCGCGCCCGCACCCGCGAACTGCAGGCGGTGCAGGTGGCCCTGCGTCACCAGGCGGTGCACGACCCGCTGACCGGGCTGGCCAACCGCGCTGGCCTGCAGGCCCGGCTGGGCGCGCTGCTGCAGGCCCAGCAGCCGTTCGGCCTACTGTTCACCGACCTTGACGACTTCAAGCGCGTGAACGACACCCTGGGCCACGACGCGGGCGACACCCTGCTGCGGCAGGTGGCCGCGCGCCTGCAGGCGCTGGTGGGCGACGACGCTGCCCGCTTCGGCGGCGACGAGTTTATTGTGCTGTTCCCCACGGCGGGGGGCGCGGCTAGCACGTGGGAGCGCGCCCAGCGGGTGCTGCACGAATTGGGCGCGCCGCTGTGGTTGGACGGCCGGGCCATGACCCTGCGCGTGTCGGGGGGGCTCGTGAGCTACCCGGCCGACGGCCACGACGCCTCCACCCTGCTGCGCCGGGCCGACACGGCGATGTATGTGGCCAAGCGCACCCAGCGCCACCTGGTGCGCTACCTGCCCGCCTTTGAGCGCGAGGTCACGGAGCGGCTGGACCTGGACCAGGCCCTGCGCCGCGCGCTGGCCCGGCAGGAGTTCCGGGTGGCGTACCAACCGGTGTGCGACCTGAAAACCGGCCGCCCGGTGGGCGCCGAGGCCCTGGTGCGCTGGGAGCGGCCGGGCGTGGGCCTGGTCAGCCCGGCGCAGTTTATCGGGGTGGCCGAGGACAACGGCCTGATCCGGCCGCTGGGCGAGTGGGTGCTGCGCGAGGCCTGCCGCCAAGCGCAGGTGTGGCGCACCGAGGGGCTGGGGCTGCTGTCGGTGGCCGTGAATGTGTCGCCGGTGCAACTGGCCGACCCCGCCTTTACGGCCACTGTGGAAGCGGCCCTGGCCGACTTTGACCTGCCCCCCCACGCCCTGAGCCTGGAAGTGACGGAACAGGTGGCGGTCACGGACCTGCGCGAAGCCGGGCAGCGGCTCTCGGCGTTGCGGGCGCTGGGCGTGCGCATCAGCCTGGACGACTTTGGCACTGGCCAGAGCAGCCTCGCGGTGCTGCGCCACCTGCCCATTGACACCCTGAAGCTGGATCAGGCCTTTGTGCGTGACGTGCCCGGCGAACCGGCGGCCCAGGCGGTGATCACGGCGCTGCTGAACCTCACGGCCGAACTGGGGCTGCATGTGGTGGCCGAGGGGGTTGAAACCCAGGCGCACCGCCAAGCGCTGCTGGGGCTGGGCGGCGGCGCGGCCCAGGGCTACGCGTTTGCCCCGCCGCTGCTGCCGCAGGCCTTTCAGGCGTGGTGGCACCTGCAGATGGGTTGA
- a CDS encoding IS4 family transposase: MKTRPSRHPHDTLQTARRSAFPLDARHLEVLAALILAMIQARSVVLYTLKTHVHLPGSLETRYQRLRRFVRFDFPEHLFARFALSFLPAGELHLILDRTHWKLGKQDVNILLLSAVWDSFSLPLMWTLLPHGGSSSQQVREALLTRFLPCCPDRSIGSLLADRAFIGKTWFTFLDQHGIAPCIRLPATATIGTGRLPVWACFKKLQAGELRRWHRPVVVYGVSLRLCATKNAAGDVLYLAYRGHASINLRRYAQRWQAEHLHSALKTRGFNLEDTGLTQAERVSTLLTCVSAAFIWACVTGQLLASKQPVQRKTHGHRAVSVFRLGLDHLQDLLLHPSPSSWRALYALMPSFDG; encoded by the coding sequence ATGAAGACACGACCGAGCCGACACCCACACGATACCTTGCAGACCGCAAGGCGGTCTGCTTTTCCTCTCGATGCGCGCCACCTCGAGGTGCTGGCGGCGCTGATCCTGGCGATGATTCAGGCGCGCAGTGTCGTGCTGTACACCTTGAAGACGCATGTGCACCTCCCCGGCTCGCTGGAGACGCGATACCAGCGACTGCGGCGCTTTGTCCGGTTTGACTTCCCCGAGCATCTGTTTGCGCGCTTCGCCCTGTCCTTCCTGCCCGCCGGTGAGCTGCACCTGATCTTGGACCGCACCCATTGGAAGCTCGGTAAGCAGGATGTCAATATCCTGCTGCTCTCTGCTGTGTGGGACAGCTTTAGTCTGCCATTGATGTGGACGCTGCTCCCCCACGGGGGAAGCAGTTCGCAACAGGTGCGCGAAGCGCTCCTGACCCGGTTCCTTCCGTGTTGCCCGGACCGGTCCATTGGGAGCCTGCTGGCAGACCGGGCGTTCATCGGCAAAACATGGTTCACCTTTCTCGATCAGCACGGCATTGCCCCCTGTATCCGCCTGCCGGCCACCGCCACCATCGGGACCGGCAGACTGCCGGTCTGGGCCTGTTTCAAAAAGCTCCAGGCGGGCGAGCTTCGCCGCTGGCACCGTCCTGTGGTGGTCTACGGCGTCTCGCTGCGCCTGTGCGCCACCAAGAATGCCGCTGGCGACGTCCTCTACCTCGCGTACCGTGGCCATGCGTCCATCAACCTGCGCCGGTATGCCCAGCGCTGGCAGGCGGAACACCTCCACTCCGCCCTCAAAACCAGAGGCTTCAACTTGGAGGATACGGGGCTGACGCAGGCAGAGCGCGTGTCGACCCTGCTTACCTGCGTGTCGGCTGCCTTCATCTGGGCCTGTGTGACGGGCCAGCTCCTGGCCAGCAAGCAGCCCGTGCAACGCAAGACACACGGACACCGTGCGGTGTCCGTGTTCCGATTGGGCCTCGATCATCTTCAGGATCTCCTGCTCCACCCCTCGCCTTCGTCCTGGCGGGCCTTATATGCCCTCATGCCGAGTTTTGACGGGTAG
- a CDS encoding MFS transporter, protein MAEAAPAAEARPALGAGRVAPLYAAQALATGATTVSTVLSSLIISGLGAEHLAGLPATLISASGAVSAGFFGAWMLRRGRRSGLSAAFALGMLGAVTGFVGARLGLLPLFLLGAALMGAAQGGYQQARYAAAESVPEPQRGAALGRLMLMSVAGSFLITGAARPIEALGAALGTSPEVAGWLVASALLGAAALLLRAWRPLRAPTQASSPRLGLQAAFAIPGVKSTALALATAQGLMVTLMSLTPLRAHHMGIEHAGVAALISGHILGMFGFGWLTGPLIDRLGLRFGYVSGAALLAAAALTAPLHGTPWLALSLFLLGLGWNLAFVTGSKALTRFPAAQGVTDGLGYVAAGTGTLLGGVVIAQLGFPALALGCAVLSGLLLVSAWRVSAGSGE, encoded by the coding sequence ATGGCTGAGGCCGCCCCGGCCGCCGAGGCCCGGCCCGCCCTGGGCGCGGGGCGCGTGGCCCCGCTGTACGCGGCGCAGGCGCTGGCCACCGGCGCCACCACCGTCAGCACCGTGCTGTCCAGCCTGATCATCAGTGGGCTGGGCGCCGAGCATCTGGCCGGGCTGCCCGCCACCCTGATCAGCGCGTCTGGGGCAGTCTCGGCGGGGTTTTTCGGGGCCTGGATGCTGCGCCGGGGCCGGCGCAGCGGCCTGAGCGCCGCCTTCGCGCTGGGCATGCTGGGCGCTGTGACCGGGTTCGTGGGGGCGCGGCTGGGGCTGCTGCCGCTGTTTCTGCTGGGGGCCGCCCTGATGGGCGCGGCGCAGGGCGGCTACCAGCAGGCCCGCTACGCCGCCGCCGAGAGCGTGCCCGAACCCCAGCGCGGCGCGGCCCTGGGGCGGCTGATGCTCATGAGTGTGGCAGGCTCGTTTCTGATCACCGGCGCGGCGCGGCCCATAGAGGCGCTGGGCGCGGCCCTGGGCACCAGCCCGGAGGTGGCGGGCTGGCTGGTGGCCAGTGCACTGCTGGGCGCAGCCGCCCTGCTGTTGCGGGCGTGGCGCCCCCTGCGCGCGCCCACGCAGGCGTCCAGCCCCCGGCTGGGGCTGCAGGCGGCGTTTGCCATTCCAGGTGTGAAATCCACGGCGCTGGCCCTGGCCACCGCGCAGGGCCTGATGGTCACCCTGATGAGCCTGACCCCGCTGCGCGCCCACCACATGGGCATTGAGCACGCGGGCGTGGCCGCCCTGATCAGCGGGCACATTCTGGGCATGTTCGGCTTTGGCTGGCTGACTGGCCCGCTGATTGACCGCCTGGGGCTGCGCTTTGGGTACGTGAGCGGCGCGGCGCTGCTGGCGGCGGCGGCCCTCACGGCCCCGCTGCACGGCACCCCCTGGCTGGCGCTCAGCCTGTTTCTGCTGGGCCTGGGCTGGAACCTTGCGTTCGTGACCGGCAGCAAGGCCCTGACCCGCTTTCCTGCGGCCCAGGGCGTCACCGATGGGCTGGGCTACGTGGCGGCGGGCACCGGGACCCTGCTGGGCGGCGTGGTGATTGCCCAGCTGGGCTTTCCAGCACTCGCGCTGGGCTGCGCTGTGCTCTCGGGCCTGCTGCTGGTGAGCGCGTGGAGGGTGTCAGCAGGAAGTGGAGAGTAG
- the plsY gene encoding glycerol-3-phosphate 1-O-acyltransferase PlsY, which produces MPAVSLLAVLTVLLSYLLGAIPAAAWVARARGVDIRKVGSGNSGATNVQRALGNGPGLAVAVFDILKGALAVGLAGLLDLGQPVMAACGVAAVLGHNFSPFLGFRGGKGVATSFGTMTALLPVAGLGAALLFLLSVWLTRFVSLGSILGAVTAAFVCFVAGPLWLGLVITGLSALLIWQHRDNVRRLQAGTERRFGEKTAGAKN; this is translated from the coding sequence ATGCCTGCTGTGAGCCTGCTTGCCGTGCTGACGGTTTTGCTTTCCTACCTGCTGGGCGCCATTCCGGCGGCGGCCTGGGTGGCGCGTGCGCGCGGGGTGGATATCCGCAAGGTGGGCAGCGGCAACAGCGGGGCCACCAACGTGCAGCGGGCCCTGGGCAACGGCCCGGGGCTGGCGGTGGCTGTTTTCGACATCCTCAAAGGCGCGCTGGCGGTGGGGCTGGCGGGTCTGCTGGACCTGGGGCAGCCGGTCATGGCCGCGTGCGGCGTGGCCGCCGTTCTGGGGCACAACTTCAGCCCCTTTCTGGGCTTCCGGGGGGGCAAGGGTGTGGCGACCTCGTTTGGCACCATGACGGCCCTGCTGCCTGTGGCCGGGCTAGGCGCCGCCCTGCTGTTCCTGCTGAGTGTGTGGCTGACCCGCTTTGTGTCGCTGGGCAGCATACTGGGCGCCGTGACGGCCGCCTTCGTGTGTTTCGTGGCTGGGCCTCTGTGGCTGGGGCTGGTCATCACCGGCCTGAGCGCCCTGCTGATCTGGCAGCACCGCGACAACGTGCGCCGGTTGCAAGCCGGCACCGAGCGGCGCTTTGGGGAGAAGACAGCCGGGGCCAAGAACTAA
- a CDS encoding aspartate-semialdehyde dehydrogenase: protein MRVAIVGATGAVGHELLKVLEGSTLQFDELLLYASPRSAGSTLPFRGQDLTVQVTPDGAIDADVILASAGGSISKEKAPAWVAGGAVVIDNSSAFRYDADVPLVVPEVNGAAALEHKGIIANPNCTTAIAVVAVAPIHRAYGVRRMIVSTYQATSGAGAKGMDELLNQTHKVLHGQEASAEVFAHPIPFNVIPHIDAFQDNGYTKEEMKVAWETRKIIGDDSLKISCTAVRIPTLRTHSEAITLELERPATPDEVRALLAEAAGVEVRDNPAEKLYPMPLTASGKYDVEVGRIRASLVFDGGIELFVAGDQLLKGAALNAVQIAEYLQQHGALKAKQRA, encoded by the coding sequence ATGCGCGTAGCGATTGTTGGGGCGACCGGAGCGGTGGGGCACGAGCTTCTCAAGGTGCTGGAGGGCAGCACGCTGCAGTTTGACGAGCTGCTGCTGTACGCCTCGCCGCGCAGCGCCGGCAGCACCCTGCCGTTCAGGGGACAGGACCTGACTGTGCAGGTCACGCCGGACGGCGCCATTGACGCCGACGTGATTCTGGCCTCGGCGGGTGGCAGCATCAGCAAGGAAAAGGCCCCCGCCTGGGTGGCGGGCGGCGCCGTGGTGATCGACAACTCCAGCGCCTTCCGCTACGACGCGGACGTGCCGCTCGTGGTGCCGGAAGTGAACGGCGCGGCCGCGCTGGAGCACAAGGGCATCATTGCCAACCCCAACTGCACCACCGCCATTGCCGTGGTGGCGGTGGCCCCCATTCACCGCGCCTACGGCGTGCGGCGCATGATTGTCAGCACCTACCAGGCCACCAGCGGCGCCGGGGCCAAGGGCATGGACGAACTGCTAAACCAAACCCACAAGGTGCTGCACGGCCAGGAGGCCAGTGCCGAGGTTTTTGCCCACCCCATTCCCTTTAACGTGATCCCCCATATCGACGCCTTCCAGGACAACGGCTACACCAAGGAAGAGATGAAGGTGGCCTGGGAGACCCGCAAGATCATTGGGGACGATTCACTGAAGATCTCGTGTACAGCGGTGCGTATTCCCACGCTGCGCACGCACAGCGAGGCCATCACGCTGGAACTGGAGCGGCCCGCCACGCCCGACGAGGTGCGGGCGCTCCTGGCAGAGGCCGCGGGCGTGGAGGTGCGCGACAACCCGGCGGAGAAGCTCTACCCCATGCCCCTGACCGCCAGCGGCAAGTACGACGTGGAGGTGGGCCGCATCCGCGCGTCACTGGTGTTCGACGGGGGCATAGAGCTGTTTGTGGCGGGCGACCAGCTGCTCAAGGGCGCGGCCCTGAACGCCGTGCAGATCGCCGAGTACCTGCAGCAGCATGGCGCGCTGAAGGCCAAGCAGCGCGCCTAA